A window of Xyrauchen texanus isolate HMW12.3.18 chromosome 10, RBS_HiC_50CHRs, whole genome shotgun sequence contains these coding sequences:
- the LOC127650790 gene encoding ribonuclease inhibitor-like: MALMGCDLTEQSCSALASVLSSNSSSLRELDLSNNDLQDSGVKLLSDALKSPHCTLEILRLSGCMVTEEGCCSVASALRSNLSCLKELDLSYNHPGESGVRLLSERLNDPNCTLDKLNVDHGGEFRITAGPHKFVCDLTLDSNTAHTELILSEGNRKVTCVRERQSYPDHPERFDECPQVLCRESLTGRCYWETQWSGDDAVISVSYKEISRKGWSDDCVFGLNVNSWSLFCFNNTFTVWHNNNSTDIRPPSHDCKRVGVYVDCPAGTLSFYSVSDTHTLTHLHTLITTFTRPLYAGFRVVFTDSSVCVCEMDHQRHTHTTG; this comes from the exons ATGGC TCTGATGGGATGCGATCTGACAGAGCAAAgttgttcagcactggcctcagtcctcagctcaaactcctcaagtctgagagagctggacctgagtaacaatgacctgcaggattcaggagtgaagctgctctctgatgcactgaagagtcctcactgtacactggaaatactgag attatctggctgtatggtgacagaggaaggctgttgttctgtggcatcagctctgagatcaaatctctcatgcctgaaagagctggatctgagctacaatcacccaggagaatcaggagtcaggctgctctctgaaagactcaacgatccaaactgcacactggacaaacttaa tgtggatcatggaggagagttcaggattacagcaggaccacacaaat ttgtctgtgatctcacactggattcaaacacagcacacactgaactcattctgtctgaggggaacaggaaggtgacatgtgtgagagagcgtcagtcatatcctgatcatccagagagatttgatgagtgtcctcaggttctgtgtagagagagtctgactggacgctgttactgggagactcaatggagtggagatgATGCTgttatatcagtgtcatataaagaaatcagcagaAAAGGATGGAGTGATGACTGTGTGTTTGGACTCAATGTAAACTCCTGGAGTCTGTTCTGCTTTAATAACACATTCACTGTCTGGCACAATAATAACAGCACTGACATTCGTCCCCCTTCAcacgactgtaagagagtaggagtgtatgtggactgtccggccggcactctgtccttctacagcgtctctgacacacacacactcacacacttacacacactcatcaccacattcactcgacccctctatgctggatttagaGTAGTTTTtactgattcctcagtgtgtgtgtgtgaaatggatcatcagagacacacacacacaactggatga